ctcaccatgggctgcaccacggGCAGCAGGGGAATCTTGGCTCCGGTGCGTGAAGCACcagctccctctccttctccactgaccttgatGCCTacagagttgttcctctcacgTTCTTACCCCTCTCTTCTCTGGCCGCATTACATCTGCGCaatcacttttttcccccccttcatAAATCTGTTATCACAGGAGTGTTACCACCATTTCTGATTGGCCCAGTGTTTGCCAGCAGCACATCCGTCTTGGAGCCAGCTGAGACTGGTTCTACAGGGCGTggaggaagcttccagcagcttcttaCAGAAGCTACCCCTGTAGCCCTCACCCCCACTACCACAACCTGGCCACACAAAGCAAATATACtgcataataaaataaatattattaataaaaaaaaataaccatcTCAATTTACAGTTGAGGTGGCAAGTAGCTAGTCTGTTCCTTTGCCTGTACAAATAACTTGTGCAGTTTGGAATAGATAGCATTTCATTTCTCCTCATTTTAGCATTGAAAAATGCTTATGCTGTAGTAGGTACAGTATTTACACAGCATGTTACTAACTGTGCTTAGTACAAATTCTTGAGGATGTACAGTGCACGTACCTTGCATAGAAAATTTGTGCTTAGAGACAGAGAAAGCAATTTCTAACTCCAGGTGTTTCCCCCTCAGTTTTTGCTGCATTTgctaaatatatttcaaaatacacaCAGAGCACTTGCATCCAGATAACTTGTGCTAAATATTAATAGCCTGCCCAACAAACCTGAATTTGACATCCCTAGAATAGTAGTGTtagtttaaaaacaacaacaacaacaaaaccgAAGAACAAACCCTctcaacaaaaaacccaaatgaaaccaaaatgaaataaatgaaatgttgTAGGATTGTGTTTGGGCGGGGATTGTTCTGCTacctttttcttccactgcacACATGCACAGCCTGATTAAAATCTGACAGTAGTTTTATGTGCTTAGTATTTGGATAATTTACATATTAATCTATTAATTTGTCATGCATGGGATGTAAGTGAACAGAAGTAATGCTTTGTCTTTTGGAATAGCAGGTAACAGATGACTGATTAAGTTGACAACAACCTTCTTCGCAGTATCTTTTaagtaaaagcaaaatgcaaatatattaaaaggGTAAGGAAATACTCCCAACATAGAAGCAAAGAGTGAGAAATACCCTGCCCTAATTTGAAGAAGCATGAACTGCCTGTAAGTATGAACATGCTACTTTGTTTAGAAGCCTTCCAAAACCCAAGCTGCTTACATAAAATTTTCTAAAAGAGAATGTTTTTTAACTGTTGAGTACAATTTTCTGTTGGTGAAGCCACTTTGTGAGCATCCTATAAATGCTGACAAGCAGATCTGAAAATCAGTCTGGCCTTCTCAGAACTCACACTTTAAAATGTccctttaaattatttaaaggtCTGATCCTGTGTGTGACAGGATGCAACTGCTGTAGAGTGTCTTGGTCTGACTTTATTGTGTGTGAAAGAAGTAAgcataaatctgtatttaataaTGGGTACATTAGTCAACTGTTTGTAAAATGGTGTATTGGAAAAGATGAAGACCTCATTAACAGCAGAGGTGCCACAATAGGGTGCTGTCTCTATGATTTTCATAGCTACTGAATTTGTACAGGTCACTTGGTCTGAAGGGGTCTCTGAAATTTGGGGGTGTTAAGAAGCAGACAGACATCCCTGTCTCTTGCAGTTAACTTTGCCTCTGTGTCTTAAACTTGCACCCTGGCTCTTGGAACAAACAGGCTCTGAGGCGAGAGAACCCTGTATTGTACAGCAGCAGACTAAAACTGGTAACTGCCTGCCATTCTCCCTTCACATCacaaataaacaggaaaagacCACTTTTGGGTAGGTTAATGCCTAAAATCTCCACTCTGTGTCTAAAAATTGCTGCTTTCAGTAAGCTAATGCCTATTTATTGCACTAATTTAAGCACAGTAGTTTGTCTAGTAAACCATAAAGCCCTTACTATTTTCATACATAGTGAGAACCATGACTAATGTTTTTCAACTTCTTACCCGGGTAGAAATTACCTTAACGATGCTTACAAACATGAGGTGTTCTTCTACAGGAGTTCATCCATCATcccaggaataaaaaaaaattgcataacACACTAAAAATAATCCATGTAGGACAGCACATGGAGGTGTCTCCATTCAGACAAGACTCAAATCTTCCTTACAGAAACTATCTGAAGTTTTCATACCATTAAGCTGAAAAGGCATGTCTGTGTAACATGACATGAAGTACTTTTTGAAAAACACCTTGGCAGTAAAAAAGGACTTTATCCTCAAATTCTGTGAGCTGGATGACTGATTGGATATTTGGAATTTTCTTCTCAACTTCAtcaaaaaagatgagaaaaatatgtattaggAATAGTTTGAGCAAAAGCTTTAAAGCAGTTGTATAGACATGCACTGAGGTGCCCACCAGCAATGGGAAGCGAAGGAGAATATCCAACTGCAAACGAGTAAGCCttcaaaaagaaggaaatgtctATCAACCTTGCATTCAGTACCTTAAATCACTGGTTGACTCACATTTGAACACAATGTGTACGCTTTGTACATGAAAGCTCTAAGTTCAGAGCCAGAATGATGCTTTATTTCTAAAACTTTCCATTCAATCAAGTTTTGTATATCGCATCACCACCACTACCTTTCTTTTCACACATTTTTGAGCTTGGTGGTCAATGCATACAGTAAGAGTTCAGAAAAGTTCTTATGAAGTCATCAGTGCTCTGATGAGGTCAACAAGGACACAAACACAGAACTTGACGACAATCTGGCAGTGAGATGGCGTAGTGTCAGATACGGAACTTCATCATGTATATTTCTGCCTCTTCTAGAAAAATGATATTGTTTTTAACAAAGCTGTAAATTATTTAACCTTGTAGTAGCAGACGTGTCCATCTCAGTGTTGGACAGGGTACatattaaaattaagaaaataaattattctgtgtgACCCTTGGcaggattttcaaaagcaggCTCTTactaaaatgagaattttaacTTCATAGAGTGAAGGGTTTAAAAAGTTAACAGTTTTTGCAAATTACATCTTATATGTCTTTTACAGAGCCATGATAAAAAAACCAGAGTAGTAAACCAGCTCTTAAAAATAAGTTGGTTTGATTTAATAATCAATTAAtcaatttaataattaaaatccTGTCTCATAGCCTTGATATCCTTCGGGGAATTTCTATATGTGTCATTCAGAAAATCACTCCAGCAAAACCTCACCCCGAAGAATGGTACTCTCAATCTCTAGCACTATTTCAGGGAGAGATTTTTCTACATTGAAAGTAATGAAGTTTTCTGGTGCACTAGGCGGCTCCAGAGTATCAAACTGAGACTTGAGAAGTTCAGGTGGCATAAAATGACCTCTCCGCTTCTCCAGGCGGCCAGCAATGATGTCCTTAGGTCCATCCAAATGAACAAAGAGGATCTTCAGTGCTGGGTTTTCTCCTGGTTGCTGTGGCTGGTTGCTTTCAGTTGCAGATGCTCCACTAATTAACACACGCCTGTACATCTTCTTCAGTGCAGAACAGGCCAGAATTGTATCTTGTCTAGATTCATCTTCtctatgaaaaagaaaaaaaaagcaaaagtctTTACATATTTACAGGTGGTATAACAAAAATGGCGTGTTACTTCTGCTGAACAAGGTAGACAAGCCCTAGCTCCTCAAGAACGACAGCCATGGGAGTAGTGGCATTTTGACAGTGGTGTTTGAGTAATTTTGACAGGAGTTTGAAACCAAATTTCTAATCCAGGTAAAGATATGATTTGAAAGTGAGGTCAGGCTAGCTAACCTCCTGGTAAAATCTCAGTCTTAGGGACCTTGTATACTAGCCACCATTCTTTCCTAAATTAAATTCAATTCTAGCACAAGGAAGTGTCAAGATCATTTCCTTAATTGCTGAGAACAGGAACTAAATATCCATAGAAACACCTATCCATTATCTATAAAATTACTATACTATTCTCTCTAAAGGTAAGTGGCTGATAAACAGTACAGACCACTGTTCTTAAATACTCCATATTTTCAATACCTGTTGTCACTGTCTCAGATTTAACTgtaatattttgtttcctgaaacTCATTGGCAGCACTGCATTTATGCTTACTTCAGATTAAACAAGAGATTGCAGGTCAGTGAATGCTTTGCACATGTATTTTCTGCTGACAAGCtttcttaaaataaagcatttaacTTTGGGTGTGCTTGTTCCACCAAAAAGCAAATCCAGAATTAGTTGTCTCTATGAAGAGTAAGTAAAATTCCTGCCTAAGGAAATAtattctgtaataaaattaaaatcaggtATAAACCTATCTATATAAACCTATTCAATGATAAAAATCATACTATGGTCATCAGACTTTGGTTCAAAGGGAAGTAAGAACTTTTAATACCTATCATTACCACCTAGGTAGGTCAGTGACAGCCTCAGCTACTAATAAGTACTGATAATTAAACATTGGCATTAGGCTCTTTTAAAGTATAGTTTTATAAAGTTtccagagctgggcagtggCATTGAGCTATCACATAACATAAAGCAATGGATCCAGCAGATAATCCAGTCAAATTTCTCAATGAATTAACCTGTGCTCCAATGAGGTATGCTCACCTAATGTGCACAAGCAAGTGTAAAGCCTGGCTGAACAGTCCCTTCCCTCCCAACCTTTTTCCTCATTTGGAacatgctccagtcccttcatcatTGTTATATGCTCTCTAGTATGTCCATGCCTCTcatgaggagcccagaactgacACAGCACCTGAGGTGTGGCTCACCAGTGcaaaaggagaggggaaggatcacctcctttgacctgctggcagtACTTGGTCTAATATAGCCCAGGATTTTGCTGGCCCGACTTGCCAGAAGAGCACATTGCTGGCATATGTCCAGCTTGGGTTGTccaccacagctccctcaggctctttgctgctgctttctagCTGAGTGCCCCTCAGTGTCCATACTAGTGCTTGGGGCTGTTCCTTCCCAGGGGCAGGATTTTGCACTTTCTAAAAGGTTCCTACCAATCTGCTTCTACAGCCTTTCAAGGTACCTCTCCATCAGTTACTCCTCCCATTTTGGGGTCATCTGCAAATTAGCAGAGTACACTCAAGCAAACTCAAACTGTGTCAAACGAACTTGGCACTGTATCTTATTCAAAATAACAGTATTTTATCCTACTGTTATTATTGGTGTATTTTGTGGTTACGTTCTTTGTAAGTAGCTAATGTCAGGTTTATTAATAAACTGGAtccttgaaattatttttacacagaTAGTAGAAAAACAACCATCATTGCAACAAATTCCCACTTTATTTCTCAGGGATTAGCTCACCATCAGCAATTATTATGACAGTTTAGATTAGTAAAAATAGAATGACTTTACTACTTGCAGTATTTCTTTACACTACCACATACTTTTCTACTTTGCAatgcaacagagaaaaatacttttggTACTTCTGTCTTCAgctaaaaatttttaaaactccaTATTCTCTTACCTCCTTAGTATGTCATGCAATGCACAAAGCCAAGGAATCCTGtcctagaaataaaacaagttagttaaaaattctttagaaattaatttgaaactATTGCTTCTAGCATCTCAGATATTTAACTAGAGGTAAAAATTAGCATTAAACTGTACAGCAAGTTCAGTTTTGaatctctttcttcctctaTAGATTTGCAACCACTGCCTGAAGGCTACTAAGTGCTAGTCTTATTATGAATAAGATGCTTTTAGTGGAATAGTACTTTTTATATTACACGTACCTACAAGTATATGAAGGAAGTAATATGTATGCAGATGTAGCATGCACCTTGTAAACCTCTGAAGCACAGTTAGCTTATCTCGCTTCTATTACACTATTCAAATGTACAGCTTGAGTTATTAATTCTTCTCCCTTATATAGTGTCATACACACCCCTCCATCCCTGTTTTGGATCCAAGTTGAAGGTTTCAGGAACAGACAGATCTAAATTAGTTATCTGCAGTAATTATGTCAGTAGCAATCACAAATAAATGTAACCATAGCCACAATTTCTCAAAACTTTTGCCCATTACTTAGGCAAACACAATGTGAGTGATTAATCAGATGCttatttaatctgaaattttaAGCTGCTGCAAACTTTTGTCATGCCTAATGAGCACTAAACAACTGCTCCCATTTAATCTTTCAGTGCTGTTACTGCTGGGTGAGCACAACAAATTATAACATGGACAAATAAATGCAACAATTTATTGTTACTGTCATTACAGAATATATTACCCTTGGTATTCAAGAAGGCCCTCACAATTTTGCACCtctcatttttcagaagagatGCTTTCCTCTTGCTGAGCACCATGCACCAGTGATTTAGTCTTTCAAGTGTACAATGCTGCTACAGACAACATACAGGCTTCCAACCACTAGTGAAAGATACAAGTTTTTAACCAGAatctagaatatttttttcaatctaAACTAGCTAAGGACTTGTCCCAAAATATTTGAAggactaaaaagaaaaagtggaagccttgcaaaaaaaagaagaaaaaaaagtaggagCTTTGCAAGATTTTTCTATTACAGCTAAATCCTTAAAGTCTTTTTCAAAAGATCCCATTACTGCCTCTTGCCCTGTTTCTAAGCTTGGTATGTTTTTAGATTGATTACATCTGTTCACCAGCATTGTTTAGTTTATATTCTTCATTTAAAAGTCCTTATCTACATTTATAAGTGCATATTTCTCTAGAAGCAGTAGACATgaactttttaaattcttcctgGTTCTTTACAGGAAAAGTGGCTTTAACTGTAAACCCACTGTCCTAATTGATGGCAAatggaaaaatcctttttttcaagCTGTACCATTAAGCTATTAGTACTTCAAGCATTGCCAGTCCATGGGATTGTCCTGCTCcgctctgcactggggcagcctcacctcgagtgccatatgcagttttgggcaccacaatataagaatataaatatattgGAGCGCATCCAAAGGAGGCCAATGAGGATGCTGAGGGACCTTGAGGGGAAGGcctatgaggagtggctgaggtcacttgttctgttcagcctggaggagactgaggacagacctcactgcagttacaacttcctcataagggaaggaggaggagcagacactgatctcttctctgcggtgaccagtgacagaacccaAGGAAaaggcctgaagttgtgtcaggggaggtttaggttgggtattagaaaaaggttcttcacccagagggtggttgggcactggaacaggctcctgagggaagtggtcacagcaccagcctgacagagttccaAAGTTGTTTGGGCagcactctcaggcacatgctGCAattcagaatcatagaatcactgggcttggaaaagaccttcaaggtcatcaagtccaacttttGAGTGAATACCACCATGATAGTTAAACCATAGCATTAAGTGTctacttgggttttttttaatacttctagagatggtgactccaccacttttCTGAGCAGCCAGTTCAAAGCTTAGCCACTCTTTCAGTGATGAAacttttcctaacatccaacttgaacctcccctggcacaacctgagaCCATTTTCCCTTGTCCTAATccttgttacctgggagaagaggctgactcCCATCTCAGCACAACCTCCTTTCTGGTAATTGTAGAGActgataaggtctcccctgagcctccttttctccagggtaAAAACAtccccaactccctcagccactcctcacagacttgtgttccagacGCTTCAACAGCCTTGTTGCCcctctctggacatgctccagcacctcagtgtccctCCTGAATTAAGGGGCCCAGCACTGAGCCCAGCATtcgaggtgcagcctcaccagtgctgactACAGAGGGACAATGACTGTCCTGGTcttgctggccacactactgctgataCAGGCTAGGATGCCATCGGCTTTCTTGGCCATCTGAGCTTGTGCTGgttcatgttcagctgctgccaacCAGCACTCCCATGCCCTTTTCTGATGGGcagctttcagcttttctgccccaagcctgtagtcctgcctggggctgttgTGACCCAAGGACAGGACCTGACATTCCACCTTGTTGAAATTTATGTGattggcctcagcccattgatccagcctgtccagatccctctgcagagccgTCCCACCCTACAGCATATCAACACTTCCATCCAAACTGGTGTCATCTACAGACTTACTGAAAGCAGTCAATCCCCTCCATATCATCAATAAAGATGTTAACCAGGATTGGCTGTGACGCTGATCCCTGGGGAATATACCAGTGACCAAAAATCAACTGTTGCTCCATTCACCAACACCCTCTGGGCCTGACCATCCACACAGTGAACAGTGCACTCATCCTAGACATGGGAAGCCAGTTTCTCAAGGGGGATGCTTTGGGAAATGGcatcaaaggctttactaaagtCCAGGAAGACGACATCCACAGCCTTGCCCTCATCCATTAGGTAGTTCACCTGAATGTAGAAGGAGGTCAGGTTGtgcaagcaggacctgcctttcccaAACCCCTGCTGGTTGGGCCTGATGCCCTGGTTGTCCTGCATATGCCATGTGATGGTACTCAATCTGTTCCATAACCTTCCGTGACACTGAAGCCAGATTTACAggcctgcagctccctggatCCTCTTTCCAATCCCTTCCTGTAGATGGGCATCACATTGGCCAACCTCCAGTCATCTGGGACCTCCCAAGTTAACCAGGTGCGGTGATAAATGATGAAAAGTGATTTGAGAGAAGGGTAACAAATTGTTTGAGTTTTCTTGTGCAGGGCCATGTGATGGATTCTGTGGTtcttgtgggtcctttccaactcaggatattctaaaattctatgattctaatcCAAAACTGCAACTCTGTGTGTGGAGTGTAGAGGGGGAGATTTCTCACAAATCCTGAAACCACAGCATACCCCTTGTGAACTGCCAAGCATCCAATAAACTACTTTTATACGCAGAGccttttttgacagaaaaagcCTCCCTCACCTTGCCAAATGCAGACCTATGTTTACAGTCAAATTAGTCTACGCAATAAACCACAATCTACTTTAACAAGAGCTGCATGAAGTTACAGAGATAAATGTGTGGACAACAATTCTTTCAGGGCTTATTCAAGGTACCTCATCAGTGAGTGGTATCCCTTctgccattttctttctattctcTAGAGGATGATAATCATCTGCATCGTAGAATTTCCACCccaactaagaaaaaaataaattaattatggATCGTTCAGCTAGATCAGGTGACGTAACAATAATTTCAGAATTCACAAAGGCGACACCTAAGAAATTACAGGCTTCTTGCACCACAGTATGAATCACCGTTTATGCCATAATGATTAGCAAAACAGTACTAGGGCAGCTTGATAACAACAACAGCTGTTGCATCACGACACTGAGCCGAAGTCGGTGCAGGCGACACTGCGCCAGGCAAACCCGGCTCGGGAGACCAGCAGCCCGGTCGAAGGCCGTCGGCCCGGCGCAAGGAGGTGCCTGCCCGCCCCGGCACGCCTCCGAGGCGGCGGCCCCCACACGCTCCTACCTTAGGTGCGAGCCGCGACCCGACCGTGGTCCTGCGGGGAAGCACAAAGGGCCGGTTACGCACCCGCACCCCACCGCATCCCCACCCGCACCGCGCCCGCACCGCCGGGCTCCGGCACCGCCGAGCCCCCGCCCGGGCACCGCCGCAGCGCCGCCGCTGCTCCGCCCCCCGCCCGCTACCTACTTCCCTGAGCCGCTGACGCCCatcaccaccagcagcaccatggCGGCCCGGCGCGCTCTGCCGCTGCccttctgcccctctgccctcctgcgccgccgccccggcccgccctCGGCCCCGGCCGCGGGAGGCGGGTGCGAGCCCGCTCCGGCCCCAGCGCCGCCGTGCGGGAAGCGGCCGAAgtgcctcctcctgccccgaCGCTGCCGTCATCCGCTCCCCGTCTATGGGAACCCGGGACACCCGTGTCCTATCTCTCGCTCCTTTTCCCCGCAGTCGGTCCTTGTGCTGAAGTTACCTGATCTTCTCCCAAACCCTCTTTGTCTCAGGCTTTTCAGTCTGGTCGGGCGTTTCTCTCCCACCGGGTCCTAGCACGGTATTCGCCATTTGCAGCCTCAGCAACACACGCAGTAATTTCTGCAGTGCGTGTTGAGGTCTGCATTGATGCTCGTTGAAGTCTGTACTACCCTTTGGTGATAAAGGCCtgcctttaaaatttaattaaggCATCAGCCATGCCGGGGCTAACTTCGTTTTAGTATTTCTTAAAGCATTGTTCCGGTCATACTTTTAAATCACTGAATTACTGGGTGGGTAAGCCTGGGAAGGACCACCGATGGGGTCATCTAGTCCAATACACCGGCTCAAGCAGGACCCCCTAGAGCACGTTAGGATTCTGCCCAGGCAGGTTTTGAGTATCTCCGGTGAGGGAGACTCcaaaacctctctgggcagcctgctccagcgcTCGGTCACCTTCACAGTAAGGAAGTGCTTCCTGATGATCGAGTGGAACTtcctttgtttcagtttctacccattgcctcttgtcctattgctcgGCATcaccgagcagagcctggctccaccctctgacaccctcccttcagatactgatagGCATCGATGAGATCCCCTCAGTTGTctcctctcgaggctgaacaagcccagctccctcagcctttcgCCATAAGAGAGATTATCTAGTCCCTCAGTCATCTTTGTAGCCCTTTGCTGgatctgctccaggagctccatgtctgtTTTGCTCTGTGAAGCCTAgaactggacatggcactccAGATACGGCTTCGCCAGGGCTGAGAAGAGGGGCAGGATTGTGGAAAATTGTGGAAATGCTCTTAGATACCAAGTATTCTTGCTATTATTATCTACATACATCTGACCTAGcaacatttttaaagctctgcAAGGATCAAATGCGGTGATGCTGCTGACCAGCGCTGAAGTTTTCCTGTGCAACGGAGAAGCATCAGCTGCGCCTGTGAGAGCTGCTCCACCCGGTGGCTTCAGGAGGGCATGATGTGTGCCCCCTTCATATTTTTTACGTCAATCAAACCTTGGAATAAATTCTCAGAAAGTACATTAAGTACCCCAGTCTGCATGAAATTTTAGTCCCTTTGCATGGCACTTCAAATAACATTATGAATTATATATGTGtcatctatttatttatttatttatttaaattgttgTCTGTCTCTTACCATTTAATTGCCATCTGGAACTGCCTGTATTTCATATACCTATTAAGAAATTCTTAACAAAGCCCAGAACCTTCAAAGTTATTAGGCTATTACTGAAACAGGCCAGTTCTCAGATTACTAACAGACTAAAGTGATTTCTTCAAGGTGCCCTGTGACTGGACAGATATTTTGCTGTAATAGCTGTATTATTGTGCTAAAGTAATTGAATTTGCATGCATCTTTTCCATTTGTTGACTTATTAATTGtgagacagggaaaaaatgcttcatttgGATGAGAGTTCTTGGGAGATCCAAAATAACAGGCTCAAAAATACTAGTGGTCGCTTTGACCCTGGACACATCAGAGTTGCTaatcccattcccagaattAGGACTTTTAATTGCTCTGTCACAACAATTCCCGAGATTTTGCCAACTGGAAGAGCAACTGACTAGCCTGCCTACAGTGCACACCCAATGGCTTTTGTTGTAACCAGCTTAAACAAGCTTCTCTATTTGGTACCTTCTTTTTCACAATTCATACCCTCACATTTTGAAGAAGAGCCATGTTAGACTGGTGTGATGTTATCTGATAGCTGTTTTATGTCCTTGTTTGTGCAGGAAGTCTTGCCAGGAGTTCTCTTTTACTCAAACCCAGGATAACAAAACATGAGCAGGTGCTGGCAGAGTTTGCATGCACTGTACCGGCAGCAGTCCGCTCTGCAGAtgctgctccagggaggagaaaaagatttGGAGAAAGCTGATTGAATTGTACAAACACAAGAGCCTATAGGCAATGTGAAGAAGGCAATTACATTCAGACTTCCTGCTTGTGTGGCTCATATGATTTGTGCAGATATAATTCATGTTAGTAGTCAACTGGAGAGATGACTGGATAAAACTCAGCCAAATGGTTGACTTAACAGCATCAGATGGTGTATGCTTCAGTTAAGCACTTAAGATGTCCTTAATTATGTTGTAGATCCAATAAAATATGTGGATCCTTTTCATGTGAGTTGAGTGAGGATTTCCCTTTCAGTCTGTTCTAGTCACAGgactgttaaatatttttacacttattatttctttaataatatGGAAGAGTTTCTTATTAGTCTTCATCATTTAATGATGTATGTACATCTTAGGAAATTTGTCCTGATGCTTCTTCTTTGAAGATCATTTTCTGGAGGTGGCATGGCTACCTTCTTCctataatttaaatttattttcatttctaatgTTGTCAGAATGTAGAACTTGATTCTGAATCTCTGATGTGGTTACATAAAAAATCTTCTATGGTTTCATGAATTCCAGAGTACATTCACATAGCTGAAAAAGGAGACAATGGAATGTAAACATCTtctgatgttttatttattatatttattaataggttaaattaaaatataatgacGAAGGATGAACATTCTAGAATTAAAAGCCAAAAACCTCAAGAATATCTACCAGAAAACCCATCAAGTACTTCTCAGCCCCTAAAGAATTTTCCAGACACTGTatctttaaatacttttaaaaatggcttttggTATATTTTATGGCTATTAGGAGTATTTTCAGTGTCTTTCTGAGCCTTTCTGGTCTGACTAATTGACTAATATTGAATTTATGGAATTCAGTAAAGCTTCATTTTCTACTTAAATTAGCTGCCTAATTTTAGAGAAGggtaaaatgaaatatgaatgaGAGAATTTCACTTTCCTGGAGTTATTTCTGTTTGCCTTTACTTTATCTATCTCCTTCCCATGGATACTAGGAAATGTCTTTGTATTCAGAATATTGCcaaattcaaagtagaaaaaacCATTCCCATGGTAATTCCTAATGGAATCTTATGACAATGTAATGGTGAACTACTGTAAAACTGCACAGGCCTCTTAAAGCTTACCAGGAATATCCATCATCATGGACATCCGCTTCTAATAAAGGAGAGGGCTCAGATACATTGAGTGATCTCAGCTTCCTGAATCTTAAGGGGAGTAAGACTCTTTTTCAAGCATTCAAGGCCCAAATTTATGGAGTCATTTAGGGGTTCAAATCAAATCCTGAATACGCATTGATAGTAAGTACAAGGCAGAGAGTGTTAATACAATGTGTTCACTCTGAGGAGAGTAGCTGAAATAAGCTGTACTGCAATGTTCTGTTGGTCACACTTAGTCCTCATTGTGAAGTGAAT
This sequence is a window from Corvus moneduloides isolate bCorMon1 chromosome Z, bCorMon1.pri, whole genome shotgun sequence. Protein-coding genes within it:
- the IDNK gene encoding probable gluconokinase isoform X1 — its product is MVLLVVMGVSGSGKTTVGSRLAPKLGWKFYDADDYHPLENRKKMAEGIPLTDEDRIPWLCALHDILRREDESRQDTILACSALKKMYRRVLISGASATESNQPQQPGENPALKILFVHLDGPKDIIAGRLEKRRGHFMPPELLKSQFDTLEPPSAPENFITFNVEKSLPEIVLEIESTILRGEVLLE
- the IDNK gene encoding probable gluconokinase isoform X3 → MVLLVVMGVSGSGKTTVGSRLAPKDRIPWLCALHDILRREDESRQDTILACSALKKMYRRVLISGASATESNQPQQPGENPALKILFVHLDGPKDIIAGRLEKRRGHFMPPELLKSQFDTLEPPSAPENFITFNVEKSLPEIVLEIESTILRGEVLLE
- the IDNK gene encoding probable gluconokinase isoform X2, whose protein sequence is MANTVLGPGGRETPDQTEKPETKRVWEKIRTTVGSRLAPKDRIPWLCALHDILRREDESRQDTILACSALKKMYRRVLISGASATESNQPQQPGENPALKILFVHLDGPKDIIAGRLEKRRGHFMPPELLKSQFDTLEPPSAPENFITFNVEKSLPEIVLEIESTILRGEVLLE